The Prunus persica cultivar Lovell chromosome G7, Prunus_persica_NCBIv2, whole genome shotgun sequence genome has a segment encoding these proteins:
- the LOC18769730 gene encoding rac-like GTP-binding protein ARAC7: protein MSASKFIKCVTVGDGAVGKTCMLICYTSNKFPTDYVPTVFDNFSANVAVDGNIVNLGLWDTAGQEDYSRLRPLSYRGADVFVLAFSLISSASYENVLKKWMPELRRFAPNVPIVLVGTKLDLRDDMGYLADHMGSNIITSAQGEELRKQIGAAAYIECSSKTQQNVKAVFDTAIKVVLQPPRRKDMAKKKSHRRSACSIVSVVCGGCAA, encoded by the exons ATGAGTGCTTCAAAGTTCATTAAATGTGTCACAGTTGGGGATGGAGCTGTTGGGAAGACTTGTATGCTTATTTGTTACACCAGCAACAAGTTTCCTACT GATTATGTACCCACAGTTTTTGACAATTTTAGTGCTAATGTAGCTGTGGATGGGAATATAGTAAACTTGGGGCTATGGGACACTGCAG GCCAGGAAGACTACAGCAGGTTGAGGCCACTAAGCTATAGAGGTGCAGACGTATTTGTGTTAGCTTTCTCTTTAATTAGTAGCGCAAGCTATGAGAATGTTCTTAAGAAG TGGATGCCTGAACTTCGTCGATTTGCACCTAATGTCCCAATTGTTCTTGTTGGGACAAAGCTAG ATCTCCGCGATGACATGGGATATTTAGCTGATCATATGGGATCCAACATCATAACTTCTGCTCAG GGAGAAGAGCTGAGAAAACAAATAGGTGCTGCAGCTTATATCGAGTGCAGCTCAAAGACCCAGCAG AATGTCAAAGCTGTTTTTGATACTGCCATTAAGGTTGTTCTTCAACCTCCAAGAAGGAAGGATATGGCTAAGAAGAAAAGTCACCGAAGGTCTGCTTGCTCAATTGT GAGCGTTGTATGTGGAGGCTGTGCTGCTTAG
- the LOC18770596 gene encoding protein NRT1/ PTR FAMILY 1.2, with the protein MELSSEQSKPAQLVTSKKGGLRTMPCIISNEALEKVASYGLHANMILYLTSEYHMENATGASILFLWSAMSSFTPIIGAFLSDSYLGRFRVITLGTVVSLLGEILLWLTAVFPQARPVHCDDPSKEKCISANTGQVMLLFASFGLMSIGSGGIKPCSLAFGADQLDKPDSPKNERVLQSFFNWYYASVGVSVMFAVTVIVYVQVQFGWVVGFGVPVGLMLLSGLLFLLGFSLYVKVPPNKNLSAGLVQAIAAAWKNRHLALPPKNFDAWYSPKGSKFVTPTDNLRYLNKACMIRSPEKDIGPDGLAKDPWSLCTVRQVEELKALIRILPIWSSGIMIGATIAQHSFPVLLANTMDRHFLGKIEIPAASFSLFGILTLTVWVAIYDRILVPLVSKYTKRPRGFSFKQRIGAGLVISCLATAAAAEVERQRRKTAIQEGFLSNPKGVVSMSANWLVLQHCLTGLAEALNAIGQLEFYYSQFPKSMSSIAVALLSLGFGFGSLVGSLVVSILDDVTKKYGVSWISSDLNRAHYDYYYWLLTAMSVVNFFYFLLCSWLYGHCEDKKIWDESEGTKEMEDLSKSGEYAVIFSA; encoded by the exons ATGGAGCTCTCTTCAGAGCAAAGCAAGCCCGCCCAACTGGTCACAAGCAAGAAGGGTGGCCTTAGAACCATGCCTTGTATAATCT CAAACGAGGCATTGGAAAAGGTTGCAAGCTATGGGCTTCATGCAAATATGATCTTGTACTTGACATCTGAATATCACATGGAGAACGCCACCGGAGCTAGCATCTTGTTCTTGTGGTCAGCCATGTCGAGCTTCACGCCTATCATCGGGGCTTTTCTCTCCGATTCTTACTTGGGTCGCTTTCGTGTGATCACATTGGGAACAGTTGTCAGCCTACTT GGGGAGATTTTGCTATGGCTAACAGCAGTATTTCCACAAGCAAGACCAGTCCATTGTGACGAcccatcaaaagaaaaatgcatcTCAGCAAACACAGGCCAAGTGATGCTTCTGTTTGCCTCATTCGGTCTCATGTCCATTGGATCTGGAGGGATCAAGCCATGCTCACTAGCCTTTGGAGCAGACCAGCTGGACAAGCCAGACAGCCCCAAGAACGAAAGGGTTTTGCAGAGCTTCTTCAATTGGTACTATGCTTCAGTTGGAGTCTCAGTCATGTTTGCAGTGACAGTGATAGTTTATGTTCAAGTTCAGTTTGGTTGGGTTGTGGGTTTTGGAGTTCCTGTAGGCCTCATGTTATTGTCCGGTCTTCTGTTTCTCTTGGGATTTTCCCTTTATGTTAAGGTGCCTCCAAACAAGAACTTGTCTGCTGGCCTTGTTCAAGCGATTGCGGCAGCTTGGAAAAACAGGCACTTGGCATTGCCACCAAAGAACTTTGATGCATGGTATAGTCCCAAAGGTTCAAAGTTTGTCACTCCAACGGATAATTTAAG GTACCTAAATAAGGCTTGCATGATCAGAAGCCCTGAGAAGGACATAGGCCCTGATGGGTTGGCCAAAGATCCGTGGAGTCTGTGCACTGTTAGGCAAGTAGAAGAGCTGAAAGCACTGATCAGAATCCTGCCCATTTGGTCTAGTGGCATTATGATCGGGGCGACGATTGCCCAGCACTCATTCCCTGTGCTCCTAGCAAACACCATGGACAGGCATTTCCTGGGCAAAATCGAAATCCCAGCAGCCTCGTTTTCCTTGTTTGGCATTCTCACCCTGACAGTATGGGTGGCCATCTATGACCGGATACTAGTCCCATTGGTATCCAAGTACACAAAAAGGCCGCGTGGGTTTAGCTTCAAGCAAAGAATTGGGGCAGGACTAGTAATCTCTTGTTTGGCCACAGCTGCTGCAGCAGAGGTTGAGAGgcagagaagaaaaacagCAATTCAGGAGGGTTTTCTGAGCAATCCAAAGGGTGTAGTGAGCATGTCTGCCAATTGGCTAGTGCTACAGCACTGCCTCACTGGACTTGCAGAGGCTTTGAATGCAATTGGGCAGCTAGAATTCTACTACTCTCAGTTCCCAAAGAGCATGTCCAGTATTGCAGTGGCTCTTTTGTCACTTGGGTTTGGATTTGGGAGCTTGGTCGGGAGTTTGGTTGTGAGCATTTTGGATGATGTGACCAAAAAATATGGTGTGAGCTGGATTTCAAGTGACCTCAACAGGGCTCACTATGATTATTACTATTGGCTTCTTACTGCTATGAGTGTGGTAAACTTCTTCTACTTTTTACTGTGTAGTTGGTTATATGGGCATTGTGAGGACAAGAAGATTTGGGATGAGAGCGAGGGCACAAAAGAGATGGAAGATTTGTCAAAGTCCGGCGAGTATGCGGTTATCTTctctgcttga
- the LOC18771684 gene encoding stachyose synthase, with amino-acid sequence MAPPNDSLNSILIVSQPESLEQYFDLSNGNLSVRGVPLLSEVPSNVTLNPFYSICQPSDDVPLPLLHRVGALSHKGGFLGFNKEEPSDRLINSLGRFSGRDFLSIFRFKTWWSTMWVGNSGSNVQLETQWVLFDVPEIKSYVIIIPIVDGSFRSALQPGTDGHVMICAESGSTQVKASNFDAIAYIHASDNPYNLMKEAFSAIRVHLDTFRLLEEKTVPNLVDKFGWCTWDSFYLTVEPVGIWHGINEFAEGGVSPRFLIVDDGWQSINFDDDQDPSEDAKNLVLCGSQMTARLHRLDECKKFKNYKGGCMLGPNAPSFDPKRPKMLIGKAVELEHAEKARDKAIQSGVTDLSEFERKIQKLNQELNELLGGEESSVSNNGCERSPCGAESYGLKAFTSDLRTKFKGLDDIYVWHALCGAWSGVKPGATHLNAKVTPCIVSPGLDGTMNDLAVDKVVEGGMGLVHPDHANLLYDSMHSYLSGVGITGVKVDVIHTLEYVSEEYGGRVELAKAYYKGLSDSLVKNFNGSGLISSMQQCNDFFFLGTRQISMGRAGDDFWFQDPSGDPMGVYWLQGVHMIHCSYNSMWMGQMIVPDWDMFQSDHLCAKYHAGSRAICGGPVYLSDYVGSHDFDLIKKLVHPDGTIPKCQNFALPTRDCLFKNPLFDNKTALKIWNLNKYGGVIGGFNCQGAGWDPKEHRIKGYPDCYKPIFCSVHVSDIEWDQNIEAAYLGKAEEYLVYLNQADELRLVTPKSAAIQSTLQPSSFELFTFVPVQKLSDSIKFAPIGLTNMFNSGGTVQELEYESEGEFSAKMKVKGGGNFLAYSSGCPKKCYLNGAEVAIEWSEGKLNLSLPWVEEAAGISELGFVF; translated from the exons ATGGCACCTCCAAATGATTCTTTAAATTCAATCCTCATCGTGTCCCAACCCGAGAGTTTGGAACAATACTTTGATCTTTCTAATGGAAATCTTAGTGTTAGAGGAGTTCCATTGCTCTCTGAAGTTCCAAGCAATGTCACTTTGAATCCCTTTTACTCAATCTGCCAGCCGTCTGATGATGTTCCACTTCCTCTGCTCCACCGTGTCGGTGCCTTGTCCCACAAGGGAGGGTTCCTTGGATTCAACAAGGAGGAGCCTTCGGATAGGTTGATAAACTCCTTGGGCAGATTTAGCGGCAGGGATTTTCTTAGCATCTTTAGGTTCAAGACATGGTGGTCTACCATGTGGGTGGGAAACTCTGGGTCAAATGTGCAACTGGAGACCCAATGGGTTCTTTTTGATGTCCCTGAAATAAAGTCCTATGTCATAATCATCCCCATTGTTGATGGCTCTTTTAGGTCTGCTCTTCAACCTGGCACTGATGGCCATGTCATGATCTGTGCTGAGAGTGGTTCTACCCAAGTGAAAGCATCGAATTTCGATGCCATTGCTTATATCCATGCTTCTGACAATCCCTACAACTTGATGAAAGAGGCCTTTAGTGCTATTAGGGTCCATCTCGATACTTTTAGGCTGTTGGAAGAGAAAACAGTCCCAAATCTTGTTGACAAATTTGGTTGGTGCACTTGGGATTCCTTCTACTTAACTGTAGAACCTGTTGGTATCTGGCATGGTATCAATGAATTTGCTGAAGGCGGTGTATCTCCTCGCTTTCTCATCGTTGATGATGGCTGGCAAAGCATCAATTTTGATGATGATCAGGATCCAAGTGAGGACGCGAAAAATTTAGTTCTCTGTGGGAGTCAAATGACTGCTAGGCTTCACAGGCTTGATGAGTGCAAGAAGTTCAAGAACTACAAAGGTGGATGCATGTTGGGTCCCAACGCTCCTTCATTTGATCCGAAAAGGCCAAAGATGTTGATAGGCAAAGCAGTTGAACTAGAGCATGCTGAGAAGGCCCGTGACAAGGCCATTCAATCTGGAGTCACTGACTTATCCGAGTTTGAAAGGAAAATTCAGAAGTTGAATCAGGAGTTGAATGAGTTACTTGGTGGAGAAGAAAGCAGTGTTTCTAATAATGGCTGTGAAAGAAGTCCTTGCGGGGCTGAAAGCTATGGGCTTAAGGCTTTCACAAGTGACTTGAGAACCAAGTTTAAGGGTTTGGATGATATATATGTGTGGCATGCTCTTTGTGGTGCCTGGTCTGGTGTTAAGCCAGGTGCAACCCACCTCAATGCAAAGGTCACTCCCTGCATTGTCTCTCCTGGACTTGACGGGACGATGAATGATCTCGCTGTGGATAAAGTCGTTGAGGGTGGGATGGGACTTGTTCATCCGGACCATGCTAATCTTTTATATGACTCTATGCACTCGTACCTTTCCGGAGTTGGTATCACAGGAGTCAAAGTGGATGTTATTCAT ACTCTTGAATATGTGTCCGAGGAATATGGAGGCCGTGTGGAGCTTGCAAAGGCTTATTACAAGGGGCTGAGTGATTCTCTTGTGAAGAACTTCAATGGGAGTGGGCTTATTTCTAGCATGCAACAATGCAATGACTTCTTCTTCCTTGGGACAAGGCAAATCTCTATGGGAAGAGCTG GAGATGATTTTTGGTTCCAGGATCCAAGTGGAGATCCTATGGGAGTTTACTGGTTACAAGGTGTGCATATGATCCACTGTTCCTACAACAGCATGTGGATGGGTCAGATGATAGTCCCTGATTGGGATATGTTCCAATCAGACCATCTGTGTGCCAAATATCATGCTGGATCCAGGGCTATCTGTGGAGGTCCAGTGTATTTAAGTGACTACGTCGGTAGCCATGATTTCGATCTCATAAAGAAGCTTGTTCACCCAGATGGTACCATTCCCAAGTGCCAGAACTTTGCCCTTCCAACAAGGGACTGCCTCTTCAAAAACCCTTTATTTGACAACAAGACTGCTCTCAAAATTTGGAACTTGAACAAG TATGGTGGAGTGATTGGAGGGTTCAACTGCCAAGGGGCTGGTTGGGACCCCAAGGAGCACAGGATCAAAGGCTATCCAGATTGCTACAAGCCAATCTTTTGTTCAGTGCATGTTTCTGATATTGAATGGGATCAAAACATAGAAGCAGCCTATTTGGGCAAGGCTGAAGAGTACCTGGTCTATCTCAACCAGGCTGATGAGCTGCGCCTTGTGACTCCAAAATCTGCTGCAATTCAAAGCACTCTCCAGCCGTCTTCGTTCGAGCTTTTCACCTTTGTGCCAGTCCAAAAGCTCAGCGATAGCATCAAATTCGCGCCAATTGGACTTACAAACATGTTCAACAGTGGAGGAACCGTCCAAGAGTTGGAGTACGAAAGTGAGGGTGAGTTTAGTGCCAAGATGAAGGTTAAAGGAGGAGGCAATTTCTTGGCCTACTCAAGTGGATGTCCAAAGAAATGTTATTTGAACGGTGCTGAGGTGGCTATCGAGTGGTCCGAGGGCAAACTGAACTTGAGTCTTCCTTGGGTTGAAGAAGCTGCTGGCATTTCTGAGttgggttttgtgttttga
- the LOC18770406 gene encoding protein NRT1/ PTR FAMILY 1.1, whose translation MVAVEEMELSSEQSTSTQLVTSKRGGLRTMPCIISNEALERVASIGLHANMILYLLYEYNMDAATGASILFLWSAISNFTPIVGAFLSDSHLGRFCTIAWGSVVSLLGTTMLWSTAIIPHARPVHCNNPLKEKCVSANTAQLMLLLASFGLQSIGSGAIKPCSMAFGADQMDKPDNPKNERVLQSFFNWYYASVGVFVMFSVTAIIYVQTQFGWVVGFGIPVGLMFLSALLFFLGSSLYVKVPPNKNLSAGLVQVIAAAWKNRHLALPVSPKNFDAWHCIKSSKFATPTDNLRCLNKACMIRSPEQDIASDGLANDPWSLCTVRQVQELKALIRILPIWSTGIIIAMTTTQHSFAVLQANAMDRHILGKIQIPAASLSTFAVLTLVIWVAIYDRILVPLVAKYTKRPRGFTFKQRIGAGLVISCLATAVAAEVARQRRKIAIEAGFLSNPGGIVSMSAMWLVLQYCLSGLSEALNSIGQLEFYYSQFPKSMSSIAMALLSFGGAFGSLLGSLVVNIVDDVTKKDGVSWVSKNLNKGHYDYYYWLLTVLNVVNVFYFLLCGWLYGPCEDKNNWDEEEEGMKEMEEMEKLSIKSGEYAVVYSSA comes from the exons ATGGTTGCAGTTGAAGAGATGGAGCTCTCTTCAGAGCAAAGCACGTCCACCCAACTGGTCACAAGCAAGAGGGGTGGCCTTAGAACCATGCCTTGTATCATCT CAAACGAGGCATTGGAAAGGGTTGCAAGCATTGGGCTTCATGCAAATATGATCTTGTACTTGTTATATGAATATAACATGGATGCCGCCACCGGAGCTAGTATCTTGTTCTTGTGGTCAGCCATATCGAACTTTACGCCTATCGTCGGGGCTTTTCTCTCCGATTCTCACTTGGGTCGCTTTTGTACTATCGCATGGGGATCAGTTGTTAGCCTGCTT GGGACGACTATGTTATGGTCAACAGCAATAATTCCACATGCAAGACCAGTCCATTGCAACAAcccattaaaagaaaaatgtgtcTCAGCAAACACAGCCCAACTGATGCTTCTGCTTGCATCATTTGGTCTCCAGTCGATTGGATCTGGTGCGATCAAGCCATGCTCAATGGCCTTTGGAGCAGACCAGATGGACAAGCCAGACAACCCCAAGAATGAAAGGGTTTTACAGAGCTTCTTCAATTGGTACTATGCTTCAGTTGGAGTCTTTGTCATGTTTTCAGTGACAGCCATAATTTATGTTCAAACGCAATTTGGTTGGGTTGTGGGTTTTGGGATTCCTGTAGGCCTCATGTTCTTGTCCGctcttctatttttcttgGGATCTTCCCTTTATGTTAAAGTGCCTCCAAACAAGAACTTGTCTGCTGGCCTTGTTCAAGTGATTGCGGCTGCTTGGAAAAACAGACACTTGGCGTTGCCAGTGTCACCAAAGAATTTTGATGCATGGCATTGTATCAAAAGTTCAAAGTTTGCCACTCCAACGGATAATTTAAG GTGCCTAAATAAGGCTTGCATGATCAGAAGTCCTGAGCAGGACATAGCTTCTGATGGGTTGGCCAACGATCCATGGAGTTTGTGCACTGTAAGACAAGTACAAGAGCTGAAAGCACTGATCAGAATCCTGCCCATTTGGTCTACTGGCATTATAATAGCGATGACGACCACCCAACACTCATTCGCTGTGCTCCAAGCAAACGCCATGGACAGGCACATCCTGGGCAAAATCCAAATCCCAGCAGCCTCCCTTTCCACGTTTGCCGTTCTCACCCTGGTAATATGGGTGGCCATCTACGACCGGATACTAGTCCCGTTGGTGGCCAAGTACACAAAAAGACCGCGTGGGTTTACCTTCAAGCAAAGAATAGGGGCAGGACTAGTAATCTCTTGTTTGGCCACAGCTGTGGCAGCAGAGGTTGCAAGGCAGAGAAGAAAGATAGCAATTGAGGCGGGTTTTCTGAGCAACCCAGGGGGTATAGTGAGCATGTCTGCCATGTGGTTGGTGCTACAGTACTGCCTGTCTGGACTTTCAGAGGCTTTGAATTCAATTGGGCAGCTAGAATTCTACTACTCTCAGTTCCCAAAGAGCATGTCCAGTATTGCAATGGCTCTTTTGTCATTTGGGGGTGCATTTGGGAGCTTGCTTGGGAGTTTGGTTGTGAACATTGTGGATGATGTGACCAAAAAAGATGGTGTGAGTTGGGTTTCAAAAAACCTCAACAAGGGTCACTATGATTATTACTATTGGCTTCTTACTGTTTTGAATGTGGTAAATGTCTTCTACTTTTTACTGTGTGGTTGGTTATATGGGCCTTGTGAAGACAAAAATAATTgggatgaggaagaagaaggcatGAAAGAGATGGAAGAGATGGAAAAATTGTCGATCAAGTCCGGCGAGTATGCGGTTGTCTACTCATCAGCTTGA
- the LOC18771860 gene encoding peroxiredoxin-2B has translation MAPIAVGDVIPDGTLSHFDEEDKVQAVNIHSLAAGKKVILFGVPGAFTPTCSLKHVPGFIEKADELKSKGVDKILCLSVNDPFVMKAWAKSFPENKHVLFLADGSAKYTHDLGLELDLSEKGLGTRSRRFALLVDDLKVKAANIESGGEFTVSSADDILKAL, from the exons ATGGCTCCGATTGCAGTCGGCGATGTGATACCGGACGGTACTCTGTCTCACTTCGACGAGGAGGACAAGGTCCAAGCGGTCAACATCCACTCTCTCGCCGCCGGTAAAAAAGTCATCCTCTTTGGCGTCCCCGGTGCCTTCACTCCAACTTGCAG ttTGAAGCATGTGCCTGGATTCATTGAGAAGGCAGACGAGCTTAAATCAAAGGGTGTTGACAAAATTCTGTGTCTTAGCG TGAATGACCCCTTTGTGATGAAGGCTTGGGCTAAATCATTCCCTGAGAACAAGCATGTCCTTTTCCTTGCTGATGGCTCAGCAAAATACACCCATGATCTTGGCCTTGAGCTTGACCTTTCGGAGAAAGGACTTGGAACTCGTTCTAGGAGGTTTGCTCTCCTAGTCGATGACCTCAAGGTGAAGGCTGCAAATATTGAAAGCGGAGGAGAATTTACTGTCTCCAGTGCTGATGATATCCTCAAGGCTCTTTGA